One genomic segment of Novosphingobium sp. RL4 includes these proteins:
- a CDS encoding MFS transporter produces the protein MATAFESSIPPPARPGAATAMRLGYSSGNMGKSLVWSSFESVLLYFLVLHGGVPVTHAGVLLTLLMVWDGLADLAIAYRTDRTGRQDGLARLIGIGAPLCGACFALIFAAPVLGGTAFSRTAIVVAAVIGSRIGYTLCDVGHNTLMVRMAASERDSSGISALRLIFSALGAGCTGLALAQVLAIHDPSDQRRAFVAFGVAGGTIYLSTLLIARGVTRHLPATGREPSRGGAVRMVRSLLADSGYRQILGIVAVQGALVPFFMRALPFLGRATMSEPAWPGWALFAITLGHGVSLPLWMSAARWRSSRDILALAHLGFIAAMAGFALAFRQPAATACLFLLGASLAGMSMAVWALLASHVQSGRFSGAGGEALPVGLFLATLKVASGIGTMLLAAVLSACEGAAAGAGAGNPVLAASIGLPAIGSACLLLVHCLGRSPGRPA, from the coding sequence ATGGCCACCGCGTTCGAATCCTCCATCCCGCCGCCAGCGCGGCCCGGCGCGGCCACGGCGATGAGGCTTGGTTACAGCAGCGGCAACATGGGCAAGAGCCTTGTCTGGAGCAGCTTCGAAAGCGTGCTGCTCTATTTCCTGGTGCTGCATGGCGGGGTTCCCGTCACTCATGCCGGTGTGTTGCTGACCTTGCTCATGGTGTGGGACGGGCTGGCCGATCTCGCCATAGCCTACCGTACCGACCGGACCGGGAGGCAGGACGGACTGGCACGGCTGATCGGCATCGGGGCACCGCTTTGCGGCGCCTGCTTCGCGCTGATTTTCGCCGCGCCGGTGCTGGGCGGCACGGCGTTTTCGCGAACGGCCATCGTGGTGGCCGCCGTGATCGGCAGCAGGATCGGCTATACGCTTTGCGATGTCGGCCACAACACGCTGATGGTCCGCATGGCGGCGAGCGAACGGGACAGTTCCGGAATTTCGGCGCTGCGCCTGATATTCAGTGCCCTCGGCGCGGGATGCACCGGGCTGGCATTGGCGCAAGTGCTGGCGATCCACGATCCTTCGGACCAGCGCCGCGCTTTCGTTGCGTTCGGCGTGGCGGGGGGAACGATCTATCTTTCAACTCTGCTCATCGCCCGCGGGGTGACGCGGCATCTCCCAGCTACCGGGCGCGAACCCTCACGAGGCGGCGCGGTACGGATGGTACGCAGCCTGCTTGCAGACAGCGGCTATCGGCAGATACTGGGTATCGTCGCCGTTCAGGGCGCGCTGGTGCCGTTCTTCATGCGCGCATTGCCGTTCCTGGGGCGCGCCACCATGAGCGAGCCCGCATGGCCGGGATGGGCCTTGTTCGCGATCACGCTTGGCCACGGCGTCTCGCTTCCGCTCTGGATGAGCGCCGCGCGGTGGCGCTCATCGCGGGACATCCTCGCGCTGGCACATCTCGGCTTCATCGCGGCCATGGCCGGGTTCGCCCTCGCTTTCCGGCAGCCCGCCGCCACGGCGTGCCTGTTCCTGCTTGGCGCGAGCCTGGCGGGCATGAGCATGGCGGTCTGGGCGCTTCTGGCCTCCCATGTGCAGTCCGGCCGGTTTTCGGGCGCCGGAGGAGAAGCGCTGCCGGTGGGGCTGTTTCTCGCCACGCTCAAAGTCGCCTCCGGCATCGGCACCATGCTGCTGGCGGCCGTCCTTTCCGCGTGCGAGGGCGCGGCAGCGGGTGCGGGCGCAGGGAACCCGGTGCTGGCGGCCTCTATCGGCCTTCCCGCTATCGGCTCTGCCTGCCTGTTGCTCGTCCACTGCCTTGGCCGGTCCCCGGGCCGACCGGCATAA